The following proteins are encoded in a genomic region of Aquella oligotrophica:
- the trhA gene encoding PAQR family membrane homeostasis protein TrhA, producing MTHVYDKPSKYTKEQLARMFPYSLGEDIGNAVSHCVGAFIALGLLISLAWIAGHYGNWLDGFAFIFYGLTMLFMFVMSTVYHSMVNHLARSVLKRMDHVAIFILILGSYTPYVFSLLKTQRAYITYAVIFFLTILGVIFKAIYAGRFKRIGTLIYVLMGWASLVLMPQIIAKLPATGVAFLLGGGVVYTLGALFYAFSKFKYSHMVWHIFVIVAVVSVYASVAFYILQYR from the coding sequence ATGACTCATGTTTATGATAAACCAAGCAAATATACTAAAGAGCAATTAGCTAGAATGTTTCCCTATAGCCTAGGAGAGGACATCGGCAATGCAGTTAGCCATTGTGTTGGTGCATTTATTGCTCTTGGGCTATTAATCAGCCTAGCTTGGATAGCTGGGCATTATGGTAACTGGCTTGATGGGTTTGCTTTTATCTTTTATGGCTTGACCATGCTATTCATGTTTGTTATGAGTACAGTTTATCATTCTATGGTAAATCATCTTGCCCGCTCAGTATTAAAGCGTATGGATCATGTAGCAATTTTTATCCTGATTCTTGGTTCATATACGCCATATGTATTTAGCCTTCTTAAAACCCAAAGAGCCTACATTACCTATGCAGTAATATTTTTCCTAACCATACTTGGCGTTATCTTCAAGGCTATTTATGCAGGGCGATTTAAACGAATCGGTACTTTGATTTATGTTTTGATGGGGTGGGCATCTCTGGTATTAATGCCACAAATAATTGCAAAATTACCAGCTACAGGAGTTGCTTTCCTACTAGGTGGTGGGGTGGTTTATACACTAGGTGCACTATTTTATGCCTTTAGTAAATTTAAATATTCGCACATGGTTTGGCATATTTTTGTAATCGTTGCAGTTGTATCGGTATATGCATCGGTAGCTTTTTATATTTTACAATATCGTTAA
- a CDS encoding lysophospholipid acyltransferase family protein: protein MKKFFITTLMKLLSLLPLSVIRWIGATIGLISLKFSKKSAKRLPHNLLITGLATPETVDELTKKTAQALGMTFTEAALIAWQKNKKRISKLSQVDESFYAVKRLMEEGKNIVFLTPHIGNFEVAVKYFSYYLPMDIQILYKPSKDPVLEEIMVEGRSEPNITPVPTNRKGVLSLMKHLKSGGSIGILPDNVASGGDGEWVKFFGQDVYATSLAAKICQIPNTHVVIVANTRTKKGFHSRCIPFKPSNDDTHDIMQELYFELEKLIRETPEQYYWSYDRFRHPDNAKPKPEEVVAK from the coding sequence ATGAAAAAATTTTTTATCACAACCCTAATGAAATTGTTGTCACTTCTGCCACTATCAGTAATCCGCTGGATAGGTGCAACAATAGGACTAATTTCATTGAAATTTTCCAAAAAGTCAGCTAAAAGGCTACCACATAATTTGCTAATTACTGGACTTGCAACACCAGAAACGGTTGATGAACTAACTAAAAAAACTGCGCAAGCACTAGGAATGACCTTTACTGAAGCAGCATTAATCGCTTGGCAAAAGAATAAAAAGCGCATAAGCAAATTATCTCAGGTAGATGAAAGCTTCTATGCCGTAAAGCGATTGATGGAGGAAGGCAAAAATATTGTATTCCTAACCCCGCATATTGGTAATTTTGAAGTAGCAGTAAAATATTTCTCGTATTATTTGCCAATGGATATTCAGATTTTGTATAAACCATCGAAAGATCCGGTTTTAGAAGAAATCATGGTTGAAGGTCGGAGTGAACCAAACATTACACCAGTACCGACTAATCGTAAAGGTGTATTAAGCTTGATGAAACACTTAAAATCTGGTGGTTCAATCGGAATTCTGCCCGATAATGTAGCTTCTGGTGGCGACGGAGAGTGGGTTAAGTTCTTCGGACAAGATGTTTATGCGACCTCATTGGCAGCCAAGATTTGTCAGATACCAAATACTCATGTAGTAATAGTTGCCAACACTCGGACTAAAAAAGGATTCCATTCTCGTTGCATACCATTTAAACCAAGTAACGATGATACTCATGATATTATGCAGGAATTATATTTCGAACTCGAGAAATTAATTCGTGAAACCCCGGAACAATATTATTGGTCATACGACCGTTTTCGTCATCCGGATAATGCCAAACCAAAACCTGAAGAAGTAGTAGCTAAATGA
- a CDS encoding acyltransferase has product MTKINFQVHPSSIIDEGATIGNETKIWHFSHVCGGAVIGEKCSLGQNVFIGNDVIIGNNVKIQNNVSVYDAVYLEDDVFCGPSMVFTNVYNPRSHIIRKHEYRKTLVKRGATIGANATVVCGVTIGEYAFIGAGSVINKDVKPYAMMVGVPARQIGWVCSCGVKLVATAEVACCESCGKMYRIENGSCNPL; this is encoded by the coding sequence ATGACAAAAATTAATTTTCAGGTGCACCCATCTTCCATTATTGACGAAGGGGCAACAATTGGTAATGAGACCAAGATTTGGCATTTTAGCCATGTTTGTGGTGGAGCGGTAATAGGAGAGAAATGCTCGCTTGGACAAAATGTTTTTATCGGTAACGATGTAATTATCGGTAATAATGTAAAAATTCAAAATAATGTATCAGTTTATGATGCCGTTTATCTTGAAGATGATGTTTTCTGCGGACCATCGATGGTTTTTACCAATGTTTATAATCCCAGAAGTCATATAATCAGAAAGCATGAATATCGCAAAACACTAGTGAAACGAGGAGCAACAATTGGGGCGAATGCCACTGTAGTTTGTGGTGTAACCATTGGTGAATATGCCTTTATTGGTGCTGGATCAGTTATTAATAAAGACGTAAAACCTTATGCAATGATGGTTGGTGTTCCTGCTAGGCAGATTGGCTGGGTTTGCAGCTGCGGTGTGAAATTAGTTGCTACTGCTGAAGTTGCTTGTTGCGAATCTTGTGGCAAAATGTATCGGATTGAAAATGGATCGTGCAATCCGCTCTAA
- a CDS encoding FAD-dependent oxidoreductase gives MARKILIIGGVAGGASAAARLRRLSEDDQIIMFERGEHVSFSNCSLPYFLGGHISSSDKLVLMSPEKFLKQYNIIARTKNEVTAINRQDKIITIKDLNSGELYTESYDKLILSPGAKPIVPPIPGIEKINLFTVRNVTDINNLHNAIQDKSKKIAVIGGGFIGVEVAENLKEAGYDVSLIEAMPQILRTFDYDMVQILHKEILDHGINLLVNDKVAGFDTNTVLLGSGKKVAADIVIMAIGVSPETHLAKEAGLEIGKTGAIATSPMCQTNDPDIYAIGDAIEVDGKLFDDKWKLALAWPAQIQARGVADHINGQDFLNPGYIGSSCIKVFNLNAASTGLTEGFIQATKMDIDYETVIITPNDKVSLMPDNSTMFFKLIFDKNTRKVLGAQAIGKGNADKRIDVIATAIKFGATIDDLTEIELCYAPPYSSAKDVVNMAGYVAANIADKSFSQVSPNEVRNLVESGAYIVDVRETPELEKGKIIGSYHIPLSELRSRYQEIPKDRPVYLHCRSGQRSYNGALALQNLGYSNVVNVAGGFLGLSYYEYFNDKTLNRNPILTAYNFN, from the coding sequence ATGGCACGAAAAATATTAATCATTGGTGGAGTTGCAGGTGGTGCATCCGCAGCAGCACGGCTACGCAGATTAAGTGAAGATGATCAGATTATAATGTTTGAGCGTGGTGAACATGTCTCATTCTCGAATTGTAGTTTACCTTATTTTCTTGGTGGTCATATTTCTTCAAGTGATAAGCTGGTACTGATGTCACCCGAGAAATTCCTGAAACAATATAATATTATTGCGCGTACCAAGAATGAAGTAACCGCGATTAATCGTCAAGACAAAATAATTACAATAAAAGATTTAAATAGTGGTGAGTTATATACTGAAAGCTATGATAAATTAATCCTGTCTCCGGGGGCTAAACCTATAGTCCCACCGATTCCCGGCATTGAAAAAATAAATTTGTTTACAGTGCGTAACGTAACTGACATTAATAATCTACATAATGCAATTCAGGACAAATCCAAAAAAATTGCTGTTATTGGTGGTGGATTTATTGGTGTTGAGGTTGCGGAAAACTTAAAAGAGGCTGGTTATGATGTTAGCTTGATTGAGGCAATGCCACAAATCTTGCGAACTTTTGATTATGATATGGTACAGATTTTGCATAAAGAAATTCTTGATCATGGGATCAATTTGCTTGTAAATGATAAGGTGGCAGGATTTGACACAAATACTGTTCTTCTTGGCTCAGGTAAAAAAGTTGCGGCTGATATTGTTATTATGGCAATCGGAGTTAGCCCGGAAACACATTTGGCAAAAGAGGCTGGATTAGAAATTGGCAAGACTGGAGCAATTGCTACTAGTCCAATGTGTCAGACTAATGATCCGGATATCTATGCAATCGGTGATGCGATTGAAGTTGATGGTAAATTATTCGATGATAAATGGAAACTTGCTCTTGCCTGGCCAGCACAAATTCAGGCACGTGGAGTTGCAGATCATATCAATGGACAAGACTTTCTAAATCCCGGCTATATTGGTTCGTCCTGTATCAAGGTATTTAATCTCAATGCTGCGTCTACTGGATTAACCGAGGGGTTTATTCAGGCAACAAAAATGGATATTGATTATGAAACAGTAATTATTACTCCAAATGATAAGGTTAGTTTGATGCCGGATAATAGTACTATGTTCTTCAAACTGATTTTTGATAAAAACACCCGAAAAGTTCTTGGGGCACAGGCAATTGGTAAAGGTAATGCCGATAAACGGATTGATGTTATTGCTACCGCAATCAAGTTTGGCGCAACTATTGATGATTTGACGGAAATTGAACTTTGCTACGCACCACCATATAGCTCCGCAAAAGATGTAGTAAACATGGCTGGTTATGTCGCAGCAAATATTGCGGATAAATCTTTTAGTCAAGTTAGTCCTAATGAAGTCCGAAACCTTGTTGAATCTGGTGCATATATTGTTGATGTGAGAGAAACTCCAGAGTTGGAGAAAGGTAAAATAATTGGTTCATATCATATTCCACTAAGTGAGTTACGGAGTCGCTATCAGGAAATTCCTAAAGATAGACCTGTTTATCTTCATTGCCGAAGTGGGCAGCGTAGCTATAACGGAGCTTTGGCTTTACAAAATCTTGGCTATAGCAATGTGGTAAATGTAGCTGGAGGATTCTTAGGTCTTTCATACTATGAATATTTTAACGATAAAACTCTTAATCGTAATCCAATTTTAACTGCATATAATTTTAATTAA
- a CDS encoding lysophospholipid acyltransferase family protein, whose protein sequence is MNWLKRLPIDLALGFFRLCSMIPMPIVNMIGTGLGNLLYIFLKKRRNVGLVNLSLCFPTMNDKEKHQLIREHFQELVRFSLVYGLIFYASPEKLRKLIKLRGYENFDQFRGKRPVVYLAPHFLGLDIGANRLTLETPGYSVYAQQRNEYLTKRIKDARLRFIKDKGGEIFSRQEGLRTIVRKMKQTFIPFYYLPDQDMDERDSVYVPFFAHPNCATLATFPKLVKLTDAEIVPMATYREGNHFVVELFPAWKEEYPTGDEVADVTRMNRYIETMIMKHPAQYLWLHKRFKTQPGLARGKLYENC, encoded by the coding sequence ATGAATTGGTTAAAACGACTACCCATTGATCTTGCATTAGGATTTTTTCGCCTATGTAGCATGATTCCGATGCCAATAGTAAATATGATAGGCACTGGACTTGGTAATCTACTCTATATCTTTCTGAAAAAACGCCGAAATGTAGGGCTCGTAAATCTAAGCTTATGCTTTCCAACCATGAATGATAAAGAAAAGCATCAACTTATTCGCGAACATTTTCAGGAATTGGTAAGGTTTAGCTTAGTTTATGGGTTGATTTTCTATGCTTCGCCAGAGAAATTAAGAAAGTTAATCAAATTACGTGGTTATGAAAATTTTGACCAGTTTCGCGGTAAACGCCCCGTCGTATATCTTGCACCGCATTTTTTAGGGCTAGATATTGGAGCAAATCGTTTAACTCTTGAAACACCCGGATATAGTGTTTATGCCCAACAACGAAATGAATATCTAACGAAGCGAATTAAGGATGCTAGGTTACGTTTTATCAAAGATAAGGGTGGTGAGATTTTTTCTCGGCAGGAAGGCTTACGGACAATTGTACGTAAAATGAAACAAACCTTTATTCCGTTTTACTATCTACCCGATCAAGATATGGATGAACGTGATTCGGTATATGTGCCTTTTTTTGCTCATCCAAACTGTGCTACACTGGCTACTTTCCCCAAACTAGTAAAATTAACTGATGCTGAAATAGTACCAATGGCAACTTATCGGGAAGGAAACCATTTTGTGGTTGAACTCTTCCCAGCATGGAAAGAAGAATATCCGACTGGAGATGAAGTCGCAGATGTTACACGAATGAACCGCTATATTGAAACCATGATTATGAAGCACCCAGCTCAGTACCTATGGTTACATAAACGCTTCAAAACTCAGCCGGGACTAGCACGTGGTAAATTGTACGAAAACTGTTAA
- a CDS encoding rhodanese family protein yields MAKIRYISAQELKQLYDTDEVLVCDIREHDEFNREHIRGALNMPLSKFDPKQLAIAGKSMEHVAIHCQSGNRTKMNEAKFAQIDREEVLIVNGGISAWKAIGCIVNKNSKAPLPIMRQVQIVAGSLIMLGVLLGYFVAPGFFLLSGFVGAGLTFAGVTGFCGMANLLMLLPYNKKQQCGVCQ; encoded by the coding sequence ATGGCTAAAATCAGATACATATCAGCACAGGAATTAAAACAACTCTACGATACGGATGAGGTACTAGTTTGTGATATTCGTGAGCATGATGAATTTAATCGTGAGCATATCCGTGGTGCGCTAAATATGCCACTTTCAAAGTTTGATCCAAAGCAGCTTGCGATTGCCGGAAAAAGCATGGAACATGTTGCAATTCACTGTCAATCAGGTAATCGTACCAAGATGAATGAAGCAAAATTTGCTCAAATTGATCGAGAAGAAGTTCTAATCGTCAATGGCGGTATTTCTGCATGGAAAGCCATTGGTTGCATAGTAAATAAAAATAGCAAAGCTCCATTACCAATTATGCGTCAGGTACAAATTGTTGCAGGCTCGTTAATTATGCTTGGGGTTTTATTGGGCTATTTTGTTGCGCCCGGATTTTTCCTCTTGAGTGGTTTTGTTGGTGCCGGGTTGACTTTTGCCGGAGTAACTGGATTTTGTGGGATGGCAAATTTACTGATGCTATTACCGTATAATAAAAAACAACAGTGTGGTGTTTGCCAATAG
- a CDS encoding dicarboxylate/amino acid:cation symporter, with protein MRKLGFGNQCLLALVLGLVAGHYLPQKVVDFIVPFGDGFLQLLKLIIVPLTFSTIVASFSKLEDMSLVKKLGSRTLLWFVITALYAATVGIIVGKIINPGNGLTLALAATDYQPRQIPTISSTFLDMLPGNLIAQIANGKVIPVIIFAIFFGLALTSTGERGKTVRTFFDEFSLVMFKITRKIIRLSPYGIFALLTAVGNEYGLDTLLPLGKFIVAIYVACFIQLIIYALLISIVAKRNPIRFFKEFWPAMITAFTTSSSLGTLPVTLETLVDRVRVSERVAGFVAPLGATMKMDGCGAIYPAIVCILTAQVFGIDLSATQYLLIALTAAVATIGTAGVPGTASIMATVVLTSVGLPLQGLALVIGIDKIIDMMRTMTNVTGAGVCATLVDKTYRE; from the coding sequence ATGCGTAAATTAGGCTTTGGGAATCAATGTTTATTAGCTTTGGTATTAGGGTTAGTCGCTGGGCATTATTTACCACAAAAAGTAGTAGATTTTATTGTTCCATTTGGGGATGGGTTTCTTCAGTTATTGAAGCTGATTATTGTACCGCTTACCTTTTCAACTATTGTTGCTAGTTTCTCAAAGCTTGAAGATATGAGCCTAGTAAAAAAACTAGGTAGTAGAACCTTATTATGGTTTGTAATAACTGCGCTTTATGCTGCTACAGTTGGTATTATTGTTGGAAAGATAATTAATCCCGGCAATGGATTAACACTTGCTTTGGCAGCTACGGATTATCAACCACGCCAGATTCCAACGATAAGTAGTACCTTCCTAGATATGTTACCGGGTAATTTAATCGCACAGATAGCCAATGGCAAAGTCATCCCGGTAATCATCTTTGCGATTTTCTTTGGACTAGCACTGACTTCAACTGGTGAAAGAGGCAAAACGGTACGTACCTTCTTTGACGAATTTTCACTAGTAATGTTTAAAATCACGCGTAAAATTATCCGCTTATCTCCGTATGGGATTTTTGCCTTATTAACAGCGGTTGGCAATGAGTATGGATTAGATACCCTTTTACCACTGGGTAAATTTATCGTTGCGATTTATGTAGCCTGCTTTATTCAGCTAATAATCTATGCTTTATTAATTAGTATAGTAGCCAAACGAAATCCAATTCGTTTTTTCAAAGAGTTCTGGCCTGCAATGATAACTGCATTTACGACATCTTCCAGTCTTGGAACATTACCTGTTACTCTTGAAACCCTAGTTGATCGGGTAAGAGTTAGTGAACGCGTTGCCGGATTTGTAGCGCCTCTTGGTGCAACTATGAAAATGGATGGTTGTGGTGCAATCTATCCCGCAATTGTCTGTATTCTTACCGCTCAAGTTTTTGGCATTGATTTATCGGCCACACAATACTTATTAATCGCATTAACTGCGGCAGTTGCAACAATTGGTACTGCTGGAGTACCTGGGACCGCATCAATTATGGCAACTGTGGTATTAACTAGTGTTGGTTTACCATTACAAGGCTTGGCATTAGTAATTGGAATAGATAAAATAATTGATATGATGCGGACAATGACCAATGTCACTGGAGCTGGAGTCTGTGCTACTTTAGTAGATAAGACTTATAGGGAATAA